A region of Neovison vison isolate M4711 chromosome 7, ASM_NN_V1, whole genome shotgun sequence DNA encodes the following proteins:
- the LOC122914032 gene encoding olfactory receptor 8B3-like, whose translation MKLMLRMPAENASFVTEFILMGLTDLPYLKLPLFFLFLLMYVVTVLGNLGLITLILLNSHLHTPMYFFLLNLSFIDLCYSSVFTPKMLINFTSKKNIISYRGCMTQLFFFCGFGISECYMLTSMAYDRYVAICNPLLYNVAMSPKVCSMLMLGSYLMAFFGAMANTGCVLRLTFCDANTVNHYFCDILPLLQLSCSSTYLNELVIFISVGTDIIVPSVTIFVSYGFILSSILHISSPEGRSKTFSTCSSHIFAVSLYFGSGAFVYLQPSSFGSMGEGKISSVFYTNVVPLMNPFIYSLRNKDVKLALRKTRSGRTF comes from the exons atgaAACTGATGCTCAG AATGCCTGCTGAAAATGCTTCCTTTGTGACTGAATTTATTCTTATGGGGCTAACAGACTTACCATATCTCAAGCTCCCCCTGTTCTTCCTGTTTCTACTCATGTATGTGGTCACTGTGTTGGGAAATTTGGGCTTGATAACTCTAATCCTGCTGAATTCACACCtacacacccccatgtactttttcctgTTGAATCTGTCCTTCATAGACCTCTGTTATTCTTCTGTGTTTACACCCAAAATGCTGATTAACTTCACATCAAAGAAGAATATTATCTCCTACAGGGGATGCATGacccagcttttctttttctgtggttttgGTATTTCTGAATGTTATATGCTGACATCAATGGCCTAtgatcgctatgtggccatctgtaacccactTTTATATAATGTTGCCATGTCCCCTAAAGTGTGTTCCATGCTTATGCTTGGTTCATATTTGATGGCGTTTTTCGGTGCCATGGCTAACACAGGATGTGTGCTGAGACTGACCTTCTGTGATGCAAACACCGTCAACCATTATTTTTGTGacattctccctctgctccagctctcctgcagcagcaCGTATTTGAATGAGCTGGTTATTTTCATTTCGGTGGGCACAGATATCATTGTGCCCAGTGTCACCATctttgtctcttatggtttcattCTGTCCAGCATCCTGCACATCAGCTCCCCTGAGGGCAGGTCCAAAACCTTCAGCACCTGCAGTTCCCACATATTTGCTGTTTCTCTCTATTTTGGATCTGGTGCATTTGTGTATCTTCAACCATCTTCTTTTGGGTCGATGGGTGAGGGAAAAATCTCTTCTGTCTTTTATACCAATGTGGTTCCCTTGATGAACCCCTTCATTTACAGCTTGAGGAACAAAGATGTTAAACTTGCTCTGAGAAAAACCCGAAGTGGGAGAACATTTTGA